Within Anguilla anguilla isolate fAngAng1 chromosome 11, fAngAng1.pri, whole genome shotgun sequence, the genomic segment CCTCTGCTTTAAGCCTTTGCTTGTACATCCggacactgctgctgtttctGTTCTGAGGAGAAGGGTTTTATTATTTGGCTGGCAGTGACTGCTGTGAGTGTTGGTGGGGGAAGTGAAACCTCTGTGTGAGTCTGCGCTGCGCTTTTTGCGTTGGTTTACAAGAAGAGCTCACTTCCTCCTACTCAGAGTCTCCTTTGTGTTTCTCCATTTCGGCTGAGaccacagtgcccccccccacccacatgaTCAGAGTGCGTGGGACTAACACACGCCTGCCAGTCATCCCCCCAGTGTGCCCATACACatggcagcacacacacacacacacacacacactcacacacacacacacacatacacatgcctgCACGCacatcaaacccccccccccgcccccagctcaCTGTCAGTAACTTTGACAATATGAGGAATCATTTCAAACATCAAAATGTCCAGGATGATTCGTGAAACGTTCTAACCTCACAGCTGTAACCTAGTTCAACATGCAGCTACTATACGGAGTTCATCTTCTGTATCACATGCCGGAGACTTGGTGCCTGTGCAGTCTCGTGCATTCCCAGCATCCACTGCACACGAGGATGACCAGGAAGTGATATGATCGTCCTCCAATCACGCCCTTTCACAATAGCGTGGTCCTGTCGtccatttttatatatacatttatataccATTTATGTCTATGGATTATGTCCACATCATCTGATCTTTCAGTCCCCGCCTCTCCTCACTCTCAGCCTCTCCTacttcatgcattcattcagcTTATTTTGGTGTTTTATGGTTTTGCAGAGTTGGTCATGTATCCAGTCTGTATGTGCTTCTGGTTTTATACGGCTGTTCATGGGTACAGTCTGTATTTAGTTCCGGTGTTAAGGGTTGATTATGGGTGTAGTCTTTATGTATTGACGGTTTTTAACGGTTGTTCATAGGTGTggtctgtctgagtgtgtgtgtgcgtgtgtgtgtgtgtgtgtgtgtggggcatgtTGAGACTGGTTAATCAAACCTCTTTCATGCCTTTGCTGCCAAAGAAGCTTTTCTCACAGACAGGAGAGGCTTATTTTAAGCAGGAAAAGGTGGTTTGAATTTAAAGATTTGAAAGatgagaacaaaacaaatacctTTGATATGGCAACTTAATGTCCAAGAACAGAGAGACAAATTTGTGAAAATGccaaaatctgaaaaaatgtagAGTCCACTGTGGATGTAAAGCACAGTTATTTGGATGGTCTTAATTGCTTTTTCTGTAATTTGTTGAAAATGATGGTCTGCAGAAAGTGTAAACTGTGGTCATTGGACCATTATTTGCTGGATTTTCTACCCCTTTCAGAAAGTCGTCTGATGGGTTTTCTCTTTCTTACAATAACGTGGTTTTTTATGCTTCAACAAGCTCATTCTGAACTGAGAAGTGAAACTGAATTTTCAAAGTTCTTCATTTTGCAGCCCCTCCATGCTTTCTAGAACGGGAAGTTTCAACTTGTAAGAAACTGTTTCAGCCTGCATTCTGTTTCTAGCTAGTTTTAGCCCACATTATTCTACTATAGGTCAACGGTGGAGATGGTGTTAATCACTGCTTCCTGTTGCAGGCCCTCCTACAGGAGATCAGAACTAACTGgctaggttagggttagggttagagttagggttacgtATGAGGCTATCTCACATCAGAGAAGATGAAGTGAAGCAGTTCTAATCTAAACCGATTTAAACTGATTGTCCGTTACTTGGGCATCTGGTGACTTGAGCATCAAGTGAATCGGCGGGAAAGCATCTCGTGTTTCTCACGCCACGACCATACGGAGCTGTCACATGGCGTTATCTTCCTCTTATCAAATGCTGTTTATTAAGAAGTACAGCTGTTAGCACAGAATGCAAAATATGTGTCACGTGATCAGTGTACAGGTGCCGATTTATAGCCTACAGCCAGGCACCCGGAAATGTAGTCTGCTGTGTCCACCGTAATGAAAGGATCCGTTTCTGCTGTTGCAcgattgaaaaagaaagaggattATTCTAATTAAACAGCAACTATGTTCTGTTAAACAAATGTTATCGTCCGCGTGcttaaaattaaatttccacTGCATGGTGCAAATTATCCTAATTGTACTCTCAtctgtattaaaaataattaaactaaaGAACACAATAGAGGCatattctttctctctttaaaaaaagaaaaatctctcTCTAGATGTTATTGCACCAGTACACCACAAGGTGTCGCTCTGTCTCTACTTCTTCTTGTCAAGTCGGCCGAGTGAAGCTTGTGGGTCCCGCGCGCACATTccaattgaaaaattatttctcaTAGTGTGCAATGTGCAAGATTATCTTAAATTCTACAGAAAGATGGTTTAACcctaataattatttaattttattcgaAACTTTAGATGATGTGAACAATTTACTCGGAACTCTGCAACAGTGCCTAAACGCTTTTGACTCATCTATTTTTCAAACAGCCTGATCAACATTATTTTTCTAGATCATCCGCGTGCTCGTAGGCCTGTATTTTCGCGCCGCACATGACCGAGAATAGAATCAAATCCCAAATGTCTTTCCATATATGTACACCAGAAACACACTTGTTTTTGGtaatcaaaaaaataacaacaacaacaaataataataataataataataataataataataataatacttttgaaTAAATGGTAAACTGTTGTTTTTGCCCATGAAAGAAAGACAATGCCCAACCTTTCAGTGCACATTGTGATCGGTAAATACTGGAAGAACGAGTTCGAGCCACGGAACGCGAATGCGCGCATGCGTAACTCGAACCGGCCATTTGCGCTTTCGCCCGTTGAACAGTTTATCTCATCAGAATCGGCCCTCTTGTACTTAATGCACTTCATTTACTAAATGAATTAACGGACGAACGCGGCGAAGACTACTGCCAGGAGAGCACTTAATTGCCATTAAACAAACAGGAATAAATAGAAACACCATTACTAGTCTTGGAATTGTATGCTTGAGCAGGGTAAGATAATAAAACGCGCACAGGCAATTTTAACATGGCCTCAGTGtgcttttcaattttaaaaaaatgttaagaaCACGCGCCTGCGTGTCCTGCAAACGATATGAGACAGAATGCGCCAATGTCCACATTAGCCTACATCAACGAATGCGAATTCTATTATTGACAAACGTCCGCCCCCAcctcatttattaaattttccctaaaattgattattttcaaatttcGGGAAATATATTAAATACTCTCCACCACCATATATTTCAACAGTTATGTTTTGTTGAGGAAATAATGTAATTTACCGTCTATATTCATTACACAAAACCAAACACGCTCagcactgtattatttttacgtatttctttattcttcaatatatttattttcacgaGAGATCATTTGTTATACACATTCCATCTTTTGAAACCACAATAACACTACACATACGGTTTTATAACATTTCAACAGCACCCGTTGGATTGCACAGAATGAAATGGATGCACgtttctttattcttttcttttttaaataaatataaaaaacactCTTTAGAACGTAAAAGTCGGACATTAGGATGCCAAACCACAAAGGACTCTTATTGTTTTCCTCGCTGAGCGCGAGGGgttgattttgaaaaaacagaaaaagaaacgaTGTGAGTAAGCGAGTAACCGGAGAGGAGAGTCAGTTTTCATGTCACCGTAACAGTTTTTGTCACAAATGCAGTTGGGGCTGTGTCTTTAGTTCTCGGCGGGGCTGGATGGGATTCTGTGCTTACTTGGCGCGTGCAATGTTTGGCATACCGAATGTCAGCTGTATGGACCCATTTTTAGGGCTAATTTGGTCGCAGCAGCGTTTCCTCAGCATGAAATAAACTTTACGGTTGGGTTTATCTGGTCTGTGTTCGTAGTTTCAATATTATATTCGATTTTGAGCCGCTTCGATGTTCTTTTTGGATTTCAAATGCTGGGAATACATGACACGCGTCCGtactatttttcttttcattgagCAATTGTGCCCCGTGAAGTTCTGTACGCAACCCTTTTATAATTATTCTTTACATAACCTGGTGTTTGCACAGAGAATCgctcacattttattttgcgaTATTTTCTGTCCGAAGCAGATAATTCAGCAATGCACATAACCAGATAATATACGTTTTTCATTACCTTTATTCCTATTTACAAACAGTGCAGCCgtctaaaatatgtatttatttaaaataaattatattgttgCTTTTCTATAAACAACAGCCTTGAATCTGCGGCAGTATCTTTTTGAACGCTGAAGATACCGGCCATTATTGTGCCCTGGAATTCATTGTGCCTTTGATatgcttttgaaaatattgcAAGTTTCGGAGAATAActgaaatataggctatttcACAATAaagtgtccagtgttaattcagctctaataGAGTAAATGTCAGTCCAATTgggaccacatgtactctgtaagagttgagttaacactgaacatttttccgTGTTATGCACACAAATGTTCTCTTTTATTCCCAACCACCGCCACAACGGCATATATTCaaatgatatgtaaaaaaagaaattatttcagATATTCAGTCACATATAGACTAAATATTCGgttgcctttttgttttgttcggTTGATTGGACTGGTAAACTTTCATTCCACGATAAAATATTCGCGTGAACCCTTGCTCATATGTGTATCAGGTCCCTCCTGGTTTGGGtatggatgtgtttttttctctctctcttttttatttttttatttttacatttgttttttagcGTGCCCGTgaagtgcgcgtgtgtgttttgtatgcgGGCAGTTCTAGAACATGTGAGCAGCGCGCGCCTACAGCAGTGACGTCAGCGAAGAATGAGACCGGGCAGGTGGGCCAACGCTTCCGTATCCACCGAGTCCTCAGTCGTGAATGTTGTATTTGTACGCCTCTATGAGCCCCTCCGTGGAGTGGATGAAGCCGGAGATGCTGCAGATGCCTCCTATTACGAATATGGACACGTCGAAGAACACCTGGTGCCACATCAGCTTCCTCCACAGCAGCTTCAGATGAAAGAGACTGGGCAGCAGGAAGCAGAGCCCGGCGCCGGTCAGGCTGCCAGTCAGCCCCATCAGCAGGGCGAAGTGCGGGACATAGACGGCCATGAGCAGGGTGAACACCACCAGGGCGCACCGGAGGCCCAGCCCCCACGACTTCAGCCGCCCGTCGCCCCCGTAGCAGTCCGGGAACGTCATGCGCCCGCTGCCCTGAAAGAGCGACTTCTCCAGCACCTCCACCGCGGCGAAGAAGGGCAGCGGGTACGAGAGCAGCGCCTTGGACACCAGGAACAGGTTGACCACGGCCCGGATGGTGGACGGCAGGTTGTCCGTGATCACCTCCTTGGTGGTGTCGGCCCAGGTCAGGTACGCCACCAGTGCGAAGAGGCCCTTGAGGATGCAGGCGGCGATGTGGGTCCAGTTCATCATGCAGTGGAACTCGCTGGGCTTCTGCATGTTCCCCTCCAGCGAGGGCAGGAAGATCTGCGACGTGTAGCTGAACACGATGATGCCGATGGAGATGGGGAACTTCTTGACGTCGATGTAGAACTTGACCTTGTCCCAGGCCCAGTCGCGCGCGCGGGACAGGCAGTAGGCGATCACCAGGACGTTGATGACGAAGTGGGCGAGCGTGCAGAGCAGGCTGAACTTGGACACGGCCTTCAGGTTCTTGAGGAAGGCGCAGGGCAGCAGGGCGGCGGTGGCAATGATGGACCAGGCCTTCTGGGACACGGGCAGGCTGGGGAAGCTGTTGTACATCAGGTTTCCGCTCACCACCACGTACAGGATGCAGGTCATCACCAGCTCGATGATCTGCGCCACGTTGACCACGTGGCCGCCCAGCGCGGGGAAGCGCGGCGCGCAGCAGGCGTTGGCGATGTCCACGTAGGTGTCCCGGACGCGCACCAGCTCGCCGTCTTCGTTCTCCTCATACAGGCACGCGATCAGGATCTTCCCCGTGTAGCAGCACACCACCGCCGCGAAGATGATGAGGAAGAGCCCCAGGTACCCGCCGTGCAGGATAGCGTACGGCAACCCAAGGACAAACATGCCCTGCGGAGACACAAGCGCCACCCGGTGGAGATAATCATaataacaagaacaacaacaataataatcataatcataataatagctttatttatatagcacctttcatacaacaaaatgaaatgcagctCATTGTGCTTTCcaagcacaataaaataaaataaaatattttaacatttaaaacataataaatgttaataaaaagcatacaaataataaaagcatacaaataaaagcacatatcgttaaaacaataaaaccagataaaaaataaatgatacattctattaaataatatcaataaaataaaacaaatcataataaaaaagaaagctaGTTGAACGCAATATTTAGAACAGTCTTGAGCTGGTGCTTTAAGATGTGTGCAGTAGTTGTCTGCTGGATAGTAACTGGTATTGCATTGCAAGCCTCTGGAGCACAAAAACGCTGCTTCACCCGGTTTCGAATGTTTCACTCTTGGAACTGGTTAAGTAAACCAGCAGCTGATGATCCAAGCGTTCGGCTTGGAACCAATGCAGACGGGGAATCAGAAATGTACATCGCTACCACGGAAAGTCGCATGACACAGCGAAGAAACGACTAAATCAACCGCACGAAACCAGGGCCTATAATAGTGAAAGTGCACTGTTGTATAAGAGAAATTGATGCAATATGAATTGTGCTATCAATGTAATGAGGAACAATAATTCAAGTGCATTTTGCACAAGCTGCACGTTCATATACAAGTTTCACACTGACTTGTTTTAAGGgacacataataaaaaaattaatgaaaagacGTTCGTCACAAATTCAGAATGTCCCATTATGTGCTATTACCCTGGTATAAACagacattcttttttaaaatctgtgcgGATTGGTTAGAGACACAGTGACGTCAAAGTGCCTGCAGGCGATCACGAAGTGCTTTTAATTACGCACGACGACAAATGGGGCTCGTGAAGCAGAACTTGGAGTGTGGTTCTGGTGTCGAATAAATCCTGACCTGTCACGAGTCACCTTTTTGCTCTCCAAGCAGGAAAGAACATAGTCAACGAACTGTAATAGCCCGGCTTCGAATAGCAAAAATAGCCTACAAGGACGTCCAATGCCCTTCGCTCTTGCCCAATTGGCCACAAATGTGGATACAGCATCCCTATTAATTTCCCTATGAATTGTTCATGTTTCTTTTAAACCAATTATTAAACACATGCTTATTAAGGTGTCATTTTGGTCGGTTGTAGGATTTCCGCGgatgaattagatttttttctcactttaattcttaaatagaaattttgctaaaaaaacaaaaacatttttgttaataatgaaaacaacgCTCTTTTAATCTCCCTCTCAATTCAACGACTGACTAAAATTCTACTGAAATTGATTTGCGCAGAGGGCGGGGCACGAGCTTTAACACCTTAGCGAGTCTTTCCCTTAAGATCGATCTCTGCATGGGAGTGTTCAAAGCATTTAAAAGGACTTTatatgttttgtaaatgaaacatAGGCTGTCGTGACATGGGCGTATGTAATGCGTTTTAAATTGATTCAGATGTGATATGTTATCCTGTGATTTTCACATCAAATATACACTCATAACTTTTTTATCACgttatattgtaaatatatagcATTTCATATTAAAGAGAAAATTAGGTTGATTCATGTAGTCCCTGGCTAAAAACAAGGCAACGAATTATTCTTATTAAAATAGGAACTGTATTGATTGCAATGGGACATGTCCTTTATTGTACTGTAATATGATCACATGCACTGGCCATTAAGCTAATATTTGAAGGCTAACCCGGGCGGCACTGGGGCATCATTTTCTCTGATGCGCGTGCAATGGTGCGGCGACCCGACCACACTGAATTAGCCACGGTCGCGCAAATAGCGCTGCGGACAGATCGCGTAATAAAACCAAACCAGCCATGCTCATTTCAGCGCGTGCCTCCATTCGCCGAAAGCCGCGCAGCCCGCGCGCCGTTACCTGAATGGCATTGGTGACGTTCCAGCCCGCTTCCCAGGCAGTAATTTTTGGCCTGTCTTGCCCTCCCAACTCGGCGCACACTCCGCCGTCTTTGGAAGAGGAGGGCGGAGGACCGGTCCCGTCTCTCTGATAATGGCTGTCACCTTCGGCCAGGCCGTCGCCCCCGCCTTCCCCGCCGCCGTCTCCACCGGCCCCTTCTGTACTGAGAATGTCCATCTGCATCCCCTGTCTGTACTCATAATCCAGATCGTCACAGGCAACGAACCCCAAACCCTCCTCGTCAGTCGCGGCCTGGAACCCCATTTTAGCGAACACCCCGCTGACCTTCGCCTGTGATTTGTTGGACACAGAAGTTGCCGCGTTGGAAATCTTATTTCGGATTAAAGTGGCCATGGTTGCTTCACAATATAAAGGTTCTGTGGGAACTTAA encodes:
- the LOC118207436 gene encoding vesicular inhibitory amino acid transporter-like, producing MATLIRNKISNAATSVSNKSQAKVSGVFAKMGFQAATDEEGLGFVACDDLDYEYRQGMQMDILSTEGAGGDGGGEGGGDGLAEGDSHYQRDGTGPPPSSSKDGGVCAELGGQDRPKITAWEAGWNVTNAIQGMFVLGLPYAILHGGYLGLFLIIFAAVVCCYTGKILIACLYEENEDGELVRVRDTYVDIANACCAPRFPALGGHVVNVAQIIELVMTCILYVVVSGNLMYNSFPSLPVSQKAWSIIATAALLPCAFLKNLKAVSKFSLLCTLAHFVINVLVIAYCLSRARDWAWDKVKFYIDVKKFPISIGIIVFSYTSQIFLPSLEGNMQKPSEFHCMMNWTHIAACILKGLFALVAYLTWADTTKEVITDNLPSTIRAVVNLFLVSKALLSYPLPFFAAVEVLEKSLFQGSGRMTFPDCYGGDGRLKSWGLGLRCALVVFTLLMAVYVPHFALLMGLTGSLTGAGLCFLLPSLFHLKLLWRKLMWHQVFFDVSIFVIGGICSISGFIHSTEGLIEAYKYNIHD